A genomic region of Magnolia sinica isolate HGM2019 chromosome 6, MsV1, whole genome shotgun sequence contains the following coding sequences:
- the LOC131249915 gene encoding BON1-associated protein 2-like produces the protein MDKSQPQFQSHSRFLEITVISAESLRISNHLIKKNAFVTVQTDPCNCVSTPVDRDGGGYPTWNEKLHLALPGSARSIAVKVLCKTASGSSKTVGMVNIPMSDFVGGYVPAHHLHFLSYRLRQQDGERNGIINLSIKMVGPENDSRPLLPLEKINGGIAVGIPVPYGCRV, from the coding sequence ATGGATAAATCTCAACCACAATTCCAATCACACTCTCGTTTTCTTGAGATCACTGTCATCTCCGCAGAGTCCCTCCGCATTTCCAATCATCTGATCAAGAAGAACGCTTTCGTGACTGTCCAAACGGACCCATGCAACTGCGTCTCCACGCCTGTAGATAGAGATGGTGGGGGCTATCCAACTTGGAATGAGAAGCTCCATCTGGCATTGCCGGGCAGTGCTCGATCGATTGCCGTCAAGGTGCTATGTAAGACGGCTTCTGGGTCGTCGAAGACTGTTGGGATGGTAAACATCCCCATGTCGGACTTTGTGGGTGGATATGTGCCGGCGCACCATCTGCACTTCCTAAGCTACCGTCTGAGACAGCAGGACGGAGAACGGAACGGGATTATCAATCTGTCTATCAAGATGGTGGGTCCAGAAAATGATAGTAGGCCATTGCTCCCGTTGGAGAAGATTAACGGTGGGATTGCAGTTGGCATTCCTGTGCCTTATGGGTGTAGAGTGTAG